The DNA window GCCAACCAGGACCGGACCCGGCCCATCCCCGACACCCGCCGCGTCACCCCACCCGGCGCCACCCCCGAGTACCCCGACCCACCCTACTGACCGCGCCATGACGACGCACTGTCCCGGTCTACCTGCGCAGATGCTCATATCTGACATGAGTGTGAAGTCTGCTGCCCGCCGCCGTCACTCCGCTCCCCTCACATCGATGTCACCCGGACTGCACATCGCCCGCTCCGGACCGCCGAGATCGGCGCAGGAGCGGGCGATGCAGCCGGGATCGAGCGGATCAGACGGGCTGGACCCTGCCGGTCACGCCGTGCGGGTCGATCACGTACTTCGTGGCGACACCCGAGTCGAACTTTGCGTACCCCGCCGGGGCGTCGTCCAGGGAGATCGCAGCGGCGTTCACGGCGTCGGCGATCTTCGCCTTGTCGTGCAGGATCGCCTCCATCAGCTGACGGTGGTACTTCATCACCGGGCACTGGCCGGTGGTGAACGACAGCGCCTTCGCCCAGCCCAGTCCCAGCCGCAGCGACAGCGAGCCCTCCTGCGCCGCCTCGTCCACGCCGCCCGGATCGCCGGTCACGTACAGACCGGGGATCCCGAGCGCACCACCGGCCCGGGTCACGTCCATCAGCGTGTTCAGCACCGTCGCCGGCGCCTCCTTCGCATCCTTGCCGTGCCCGCGGGCCTCGAAGCCCACAGCGTCCACACCGGCGTCGACCTCTTCGCGGCCCAGGATGCGGGCGATGCCCTCGCGCGGATCCTCCTTCGAGACGTCGATCGTCTCGCAGCCGAACTTCGCCGCGTTCGCGAGGCGGTCCGCGTTCATGTCCGCCATGATCACCACCGAGGCGCCCAGCAGCTGCGCGCCCAGCGCCGCGGCCGTGCCCACCGGGCCCGCCCCGGCGATGTACACCGAGGATCCGGGCCCCACTCCCGCGGTGACCGCGCCGTGATAGCCGGTGGGGAAGATGTCCGAGAGCATGGTCAGGTCCAGGATCTTCTCCATGGCCTGGTCCTTGTCCGGGAACTTCAGCAGGTTCCAGTCCGCGTACGGGACCAGCACGTACTCGGCCTGACCGCCGACCCAGCCGCCCATGTCCACGTACCCGTAGGCGCTGCCGGGACGGTCCGGGTTCACGTTCAGGCAGATCTCGGTGCGCCGCGTCTTGCACATCTCGCAGCGGCCGCAGGAGATGTTGAAGGGCACCGAGACGAGGTCTCCCTTCTTGATGAACTCGACCCCGGGCCCGGTGTCGATCACCTCGCCGGTGATCTCGTGCCCGAGCACCAGATCCGCCGGCGCCGTCGTGCGGCCGCGCACCATGTGCTGGTCGGAGCCGCAGATGTTCGTGGTGACGACCTTGAGGATCGCCGCATGGGGCAGCTTCCGGCCGACGTTCGCGGGGTTCACCCCCGGGCCGTCCTTGAGCTCGTATCCCGGGTAGTCGATGTCGATGACCTCGACCTCACCCGGACCCTTGTACGCGACCGCACGATTGCTGGACATGCTGACCCTCCTCGACCTGGCCGCGGCCCCGATGCTCCGTTGCATCTGTGCTCGAGCCGCACCACCTCCAGGCTGGGTGATGCGGGTCACGTTGTCAATCGTCGCGGACCGGCCCGTCGGGGCTGTTCGTCCTGTTCAGGGCCGGTCCGCGAGGATCAGCCGAGCGTGACCTCGCGTCCCGATGCCGCCGACTCGTAGATGGCCTCGAGGATCCGCACGATCTCGACGCCGTGCCAGGCCGGCGCGACCGACTCCGCACGCCCCAGCGACGCGTCGACGAAGTTCTGGATCTCGTTGCCGA is part of the Brachybacterium ginsengisoli genome and encodes:
- the fdhA gene encoding formaldehyde dehydrogenase, glutathione-independent yields the protein MSSNRAVAYKGPGEVEVIDIDYPGYELKDGPGVNPANVGRKLPHAAILKVVTTNICGSDQHMVRGRTTAPADLVLGHEITGEVIDTGPGVEFIKKGDLVSVPFNISCGRCEMCKTRRTEICLNVNPDRPGSAYGYVDMGGWVGGQAEYVLVPYADWNLLKFPDKDQAMEKILDLTMLSDIFPTGYHGAVTAGVGPGSSVYIAGAGPVGTAAALGAQLLGASVVIMADMNADRLANAAKFGCETIDVSKEDPREGIARILGREEVDAGVDAVGFEARGHGKDAKEAPATVLNTLMDVTRAGGALGIPGLYVTGDPGGVDEAAQEGSLSLRLGLGWAKALSFTTGQCPVMKYHRQLMEAILHDKAKIADAVNAAAISLDDAPAGYAKFDSGVATKYVIDPHGVTGRVQPV